From Acinonyx jubatus isolate Ajub_Pintada_27869175 chromosome B2, VMU_Ajub_asm_v1.0, whole genome shotgun sequence, a single genomic window includes:
- the HEBP2 gene encoding heme-binding protein 2 isoform X1 has product MAEVLEPDPATAERAAAQSVETPGWTAPEDAGPQPGSYEIRHYGPAKWVSTSVESMDWDSAIQTGFTKLNSYIQGKNEKEMKIKMTAPVTSYVEPGSGPFSESTITVSLYIPSEQQPDPPRPSESDVFIEDRAEMTVFVRSFDGFSSAQKNQEQLLTLASMLREEGKVFNEKVYYTAGYNSPFQLLDRNNEVWLIQKNEPCKETE; this is encoded by the exons ATGGCCGAGGTGCTGGAGCCGGACCCCGCGACAGCCGAGCGCGCGGCGGCCCAGTCCGTGGAGACGCCGGGCTGGACGGCCCCGGAGGACGCGGGCCCCCAG CCCGGAAGTTACGAGATCCGACATTATGGACCAGCCAAATGGGTCAGCACTTCCGTTGAGTCTATGGACTGGGATTCAGCCATCCAAACTGGTTTTACGAAGCTGAACAGCTACATTCAAGGCAAAAATGAGAAAG agatgaaaataaagatgacCGCTCCAGTGACAAGCTACGTGGAGCCCGGTTCAGGCCCTTTTAGCGAGTCTACCATTACCGTTTCCCTGTACATCCCCTCTGAACAGCAACCTGATCCGCCCAGGCCTTCAGAGTCAGATGTCTTCATTGAAGACAGAGCAGAAATGACCGTGTTCGTCCG GTCTTTCGATGGATTCTCTAGTGCTCAAAAGAATCAAGAACAACTTTTGACATTAGCCAGCATgttgagggaagaaggaaaagttttCAATGAGAAGGTTTACTATACCGCAGGCTACAACAGTCCTTTCCAGTTGCTTGATAGAAATAATGAAGTGTGGTTGATTCAGAAAAATGAACCCTGCAAAGAAACTgaatga
- the HEBP2 gene encoding heme-binding protein 2 isoform X2, with amino-acid sequence MAVWHLGHRLGPGSYEIRHYGPAKWVSTSVESMDWDSAIQTGFTKLNSYIQGKNEKEMKIKMTAPVTSYVEPGSGPFSESTITVSLYIPSEQQPDPPRPSESDVFIEDRAEMTVFVRSFDGFSSAQKNQEQLLTLASMLREEGKVFNEKVYYTAGYNSPFQLLDRNNEVWLIQKNEPCKETE; translated from the exons ATGGCTGTCTGGCACCTTGGACACCGTCTAGGT CCCGGAAGTTACGAGATCCGACATTATGGACCAGCCAAATGGGTCAGCACTTCCGTTGAGTCTATGGACTGGGATTCAGCCATCCAAACTGGTTTTACGAAGCTGAACAGCTACATTCAAGGCAAAAATGAGAAAG agatgaaaataaagatgacCGCTCCAGTGACAAGCTACGTGGAGCCCGGTTCAGGCCCTTTTAGCGAGTCTACCATTACCGTTTCCCTGTACATCCCCTCTGAACAGCAACCTGATCCGCCCAGGCCTTCAGAGTCAGATGTCTTCATTGAAGACAGAGCAGAAATGACCGTGTTCGTCCG GTCTTTCGATGGATTCTCTAGTGCTCAAAAGAATCAAGAACAACTTTTGACATTAGCCAGCATgttgagggaagaaggaaaagttttCAATGAGAAGGTTTACTATACCGCAGGCTACAACAGTCCTTTCCAGTTGCTTGATAGAAATAATGAAGTGTGGTTGATTCAGAAAAATGAACCCTGCAAAGAAACTgaatga